A single region of the Manihot esculenta cultivar AM560-2 chromosome 12, M.esculenta_v8, whole genome shotgun sequence genome encodes:
- the LOC110628183 gene encoding BTB/POZ domain-containing protein NPY2 isoform X2, protein MTVTLNAYNVVAARCAAEYLEMYETAEKGNLIYKIDVFLNSSIFRSWKDSIIVLQTTKSLLPWAEELKLVSHCLDSIASKACIDTSKVEWSYTYNRRKLPSENGKDPIWNGVRKSQMVPKDWWVEDLCELQIDLYRKVITTIKTKGRVSGDVIGEALNAYALRRLPGFSKGIVQSVDITKYRSLAEAIVWLLPTEKGSIPCAFMLRLLRAVILLECGETERKELMKRIGQQLEDATVADLLIRAPSGETAMYNVDIVQSLVEEFVTNEQNAETDFPMENEYQESRSPKLGSDGSKMQVAKLVEGYLAEIARDPNLPVSKFVNLAETVSRFPRPSHDGLYRAIDMYLKEHPGISKSERKRICRLMDCRKLSVDACLHAVQNERLPLRVVVQVLFFEQVRQATSSAGNSTSELPGSIRALLPGGSHGSSRSTTTNTEEDWDAVPTAEDIKALKGELAALRLGGSDINLNDGAKNDAEKVAANKMKGMIMSKIFSKLWSSKERNGELSSSDTSESPGSGSAAAEETKSTPSRSRRHSVS, encoded by the exons ATGACAGTCACTCTTAATGCATATAATGTGGTTGCAGCCAGATGTGCAGCAGAGTACCTTGAAATGTATGAAACTGCTGAGAAAGGAAACCTTATCTACAAGATTGATGTATTCCTTAACTCGAGCATCTTCCGTAGTTGGAAAGACTCAATTATTGTTCTTCAAACCACAAAGTCTCTTCTACCATGGGCTGAGGAATTAAAGCTGGTCAGCCATTGCCTGGATTCCATAGCTTCAAAGGCTTGCATTGATACTTCCAAGGTGGAGTGGTCATACACCTATAATAGGAGAAAGCTCCCATCTGAGAATGGGAAGGATCCCATCTGGAACGGTGTGAGAAAATCCCAAATGGTTCCAAAAGATTGGTGGGTGGAAGATCTCTGTGAGCTTCAAATTGATTTATACAGAAAGGTAATTACAACAATCAAAACGAAAGGAAGAGTCTCTGGTGATGTAATTGGAGAAGCCTTGAATGCATATGCCTTGAGAAGATTGCCAGGTTTTAGCAAGGGTATAGTACAGAGTGTCGACATCACTAAGTATAGATCACTGGCAGAAGCAATCGTGTGGCTACTGCCCACAGAGAAAGGCAGTATTCCTTGTGCTTTTATGCTTAGGTTGTTAAGAGCAGTTATTCTGTTAGAATGTGGAGAGACGGAAAGGAAAGAACTGATGAAAAGGATTGGCCAGCAGCTTGAAGATGCTACAGTGGCTGATCTTTTGATTCGAGCCCCATCTGGGGAAACGGCAATGTATAATGTTGATATTGTGCAAAGCTTAGTAGAGGAGTTTGTGACAAATGAACAGAATGCTGAGACTGATTTTCCCATGGAAAATGAGTACCAGGAGAGTAGAAGCCCAAAGTTAGGATCAGATGGTTCCAAGATGCAGGTAGCAAAGTTGGTTGAGGGCTACCTTGCAGAAATTGCACGAGATCCCAATCTCCCTGTTTCAAAGTTTGTCAATCTTGCAGAAACAGTATCACGTTTCCCAAGACCATCCCATGATGGACTTTACCGTGCCATTGATATGTATCTTAAG GAACACCCAGGGATCAGTAAGAGTGAGAGAAAGAGAATATGCAGATTGATGGATTGCAGGAAGTTGTCAGTGGATGCCTGCCTGCATGCCGTGCAAAACGAGCGGCTTCCCTTGAGGGTCGTCGTGCAGGTCCTCTTCTTCGAGCAGGTTAGGCAAGCAACATCATCTGCCGGCAACAGCACCTCAGAACTACCAGGATCCATTAGGGCATTACTCCCCGGTGGATCTCATGGAAGCTCAAGGTCCACTACTACCAACACAGAAGAGGACTGGGATGCTGTGCCGACTGCTGAAGATATAAAAGCTTTGAAAGGGGAACTTGCCGCCCTACGACTAGGTGGGAGCGATATAAATCTGAATGATGGGGCCAAAAATGATGCTGAAAAAGTTGCCGCCAATAAAATGAAAGGTATGATCATGTCAAAAATCTTCTCAAAGCTCTGGTCGAGCAAAGAACGAAATGGTGAGCTTAGCAGCTCTGATACATCAGAGAGTCCTGGTTCTGGTTCTGCTGCTGCAGAAGAAACAAAATCCACCCCTTCCAGAAGCAGGAGGCATTCTGTATCGTAG
- the LOC110628183 gene encoding BTB/POZ domain-containing protein NPY4 isoform X1, with protein sequence MKFMKLGSKPDSFQVDGDNIRYVATELATDIVINVGDVKFYLHKFPLLSKSARLQKLVANANDETSDEIHIHDIPGGPAAFEICAKFCYGMTVTLNAYNVVAARCAAEYLEMYETAEKGNLIYKIDVFLNSSIFRSWKDSIIVLQTTKSLLPWAEELKLVSHCLDSIASKACIDTSKVEWSYTYNRRKLPSENGKDPIWNGVRKSQMVPKDWWVEDLCELQIDLYRKVITTIKTKGRVSGDVIGEALNAYALRRLPGFSKGIVQSVDITKYRSLAEAIVWLLPTEKGSIPCAFMLRLLRAVILLECGETERKELMKRIGQQLEDATVADLLIRAPSGETAMYNVDIVQSLVEEFVTNEQNAETDFPMENEYQESRSPKLGSDGSKMQVAKLVEGYLAEIARDPNLPVSKFVNLAETVSRFPRPSHDGLYRAIDMYLKEHPGISKSERKRICRLMDCRKLSVDACLHAVQNERLPLRVVVQVLFFEQVRQATSSAGNSTSELPGSIRALLPGGSHGSSRSTTTNTEEDWDAVPTAEDIKALKGELAALRLGGSDINLNDGAKNDAEKVAANKMKGMIMSKIFSKLWSSKERNGELSSSDTSESPGSGSAAAEETKSTPSRSRRHSVS encoded by the exons ATGAAGTTCATGAAACTTGGATCCAAGCCTGATTCGTTTCAGGTGGATGGAGACAATATTAG GTATGTGGCAACTGAGCTGGCAACTGACATTGTAATTAATGTTGGAGATGTGAAATTTTACTTGCATAAG TTTCCACTGTTGTCCAAGAGTGCACGTTTGCAGAAACTGGTAGCAAATGCAAATGATGAGACCAGTGATGAGATTCACATCCATGATATTCCTGGTGGACCTGCTGCTTTTGAGATATGTGCAAAATTCTGTTATGGTATGACAGTCACTCTTAATGCATATAATGTGGTTGCAGCCAGATGTGCAGCAGAGTACCTTGAAATGTATGAAACTGCTGAGAAAGGAAACCTTATCTACAAGATTGATGTATTCCTTAACTCGAGCATCTTCCGTAGTTGGAAAGACTCAATTATTGTTCTTCAAACCACAAAGTCTCTTCTACCATGGGCTGAGGAATTAAAGCTGGTCAGCCATTGCCTGGATTCCATAGCTTCAAAGGCTTGCATTGATACTTCCAAGGTGGAGTGGTCATACACCTATAATAGGAGAAAGCTCCCATCTGAGAATGGGAAGGATCCCATCTGGAACGGTGTGAGAAAATCCCAAATGGTTCCAAAAGATTGGTGGGTGGAAGATCTCTGTGAGCTTCAAATTGATTTATACAGAAAGGTAATTACAACAATCAAAACGAAAGGAAGAGTCTCTGGTGATGTAATTGGAGAAGCCTTGAATGCATATGCCTTGAGAAGATTGCCAGGTTTTAGCAAGGGTATAGTACAGAGTGTCGACATCACTAAGTATAGATCACTGGCAGAAGCAATCGTGTGGCTACTGCCCACAGAGAAAGGCAGTATTCCTTGTGCTTTTATGCTTAGGTTGTTAAGAGCAGTTATTCTGTTAGAATGTGGAGAGACGGAAAGGAAAGAACTGATGAAAAGGATTGGCCAGCAGCTTGAAGATGCTACAGTGGCTGATCTTTTGATTCGAGCCCCATCTGGGGAAACGGCAATGTATAATGTTGATATTGTGCAAAGCTTAGTAGAGGAGTTTGTGACAAATGAACAGAATGCTGAGACTGATTTTCCCATGGAAAATGAGTACCAGGAGAGTAGAAGCCCAAAGTTAGGATCAGATGGTTCCAAGATGCAGGTAGCAAAGTTGGTTGAGGGCTACCTTGCAGAAATTGCACGAGATCCCAATCTCCCTGTTTCAAAGTTTGTCAATCTTGCAGAAACAGTATCACGTTTCCCAAGACCATCCCATGATGGACTTTACCGTGCCATTGATATGTATCTTAAG GAACACCCAGGGATCAGTAAGAGTGAGAGAAAGAGAATATGCAGATTGATGGATTGCAGGAAGTTGTCAGTGGATGCCTGCCTGCATGCCGTGCAAAACGAGCGGCTTCCCTTGAGGGTCGTCGTGCAGGTCCTCTTCTTCGAGCAGGTTAGGCAAGCAACATCATCTGCCGGCAACAGCACCTCAGAACTACCAGGATCCATTAGGGCATTACTCCCCGGTGGATCTCATGGAAGCTCAAGGTCCACTACTACCAACACAGAAGAGGACTGGGATGCTGTGCCGACTGCTGAAGATATAAAAGCTTTGAAAGGGGAACTTGCCGCCCTACGACTAGGTGGGAGCGATATAAATCTGAATGATGGGGCCAAAAATGATGCTGAAAAAGTTGCCGCCAATAAAATGAAAGGTATGATCATGTCAAAAATCTTCTCAAAGCTCTGGTCGAGCAAAGAACGAAATGGTGAGCTTAGCAGCTCTGATACATCAGAGAGTCCTGGTTCTGGTTCTGCTGCTGCAGAAGAAACAAAATCCACCCCTTCCAGAAGCAGGAGGCATTCTGTATCGTAG